The DNA region ACTGTATTGCCGCCGGGTGTATTCATAACAACAACACCCTTTTTTGTGGATGCCGGTAAATCAATGTTATCCAGTCCTGCCCCGGCCCTGCCGACTACTTTAAGGTTCTTTGCTGCATTCAGTACCTCAGCGGTTACCTTTGTAGCACTCCTGACTACGAGACCGTCATAATCCCCTATCACCTTTAAGAGGTCTTCTTTACTGAGTTTGGTATTTACATCAACAGATAACCCGGAGTTCTTTAATATTTCAACACCCTTTTCTGATAAACTGTCACTTACAAGTACCCGCATGATTCCCCCTCTTTTTTAAGATAATTTAAAACTATAGAGAACACAGAGTATAATTACCTTATTATGCTTTTATAAATAGCTCTTCAGCCTTTCTTAATCCGCTTCCAAGCTCCCCTGAATAACCCATCTCTTTTAATACCATCTCTGTTGCGGCAATTGCAGTAATAACATCAAATTTATCGCAATACCCCATGTGAGATATCCTGAATATTTTTCCTTTAAGGTGGTCCTGGCCGCCTGCTGCTGTAACTCCATATCTTTCTCTCAGCCTTTTGTATATCTGCTGTCCGTCAAATCCCTCAGGTGCCTTTACTGCTGTAACAGCATCGCTCGGTGAGGATTTAGGGAATATCTCCAACCCGAAACCTTTAATACCTTCACGTGTTGCATTTGCAAGAAGACTGTGCCGTGTAAATATGTTCTGGAGACCTTCTCCTTTCAGATTTCGCAGTACCTCCTGAAGGCCGAGGATAAGTGTTACCGCAGGGGTATATGCTGAGGTATTTTTCCTTATATTATCCCTTTCCTTTTTGAAATCCAGATAGAACCTTGAACACTTTGCAGTCTCATTCATCTTCCAAGCCTTTTCACTTACACTTGCGAATGCAAGTCCCGGAGGAAGCATAAGCGCCTTTTGGGAACCTGTAACAAGTATGTCAATCCCCCATTCATCCGGTCTTATGTCAAAGACACCGAGTGCTGTAATAGCATCTACAACAAGAATGGTGCCGGGATAATTCTTTACAATGCCTGCAATGGTTTTTACATCATGGGCCACACCGGTAGAAGTCTCGCTTGCCTGCACATACACTGCCTTTATTGAAGGGTCGTTTTTCAGTTGGCCGGCAATAATCTGTGGGTCTACTGCCTCGCCCCATTCAACCTTTATCTCTGTTGCATTTACCCCAAAAGCCTTACATATCTTTCCCCAGCGCTCACCAAATTTACCGCCATTTACGGTTATTACCTTGTCTCCCGGTGAAAGGAAATTTGAAACAGACCCTTCCATAGCGCCTGTTCCGCTTGATGCCATAAGGAGAACATCATTCTGTGTCTGGAATAACCATTTTAATCCTTCACTTACTTCCTGCATTATCGGACCGAAGTCAGGTGCACGGTGGTGGATCATCGGATATGCCATCCGTAGTAGAACTTCCGGTGGTACCTGTGTAGGCCCTGGTGCTAACAAATATTTTTTCATAATTTATCCGCCCTCTTTAAATGTTAAAGTTATATTTATTAACCACCTGAACCTGTGGTTAATCCTCGAATTTTTGGAATTTTTGGGTTAAATTAGCATAATTACATTTTATTTGTCAAGAAATATAATGCCTCTTTCGCGGCCCTTTGTTCCGCCTCTTTCTTATTCTTACCGCTGCCTCTCCCATAAACTTCACCATCTATAATCAACTCTATCTCGAATATCTTTTTATGATCCGGCCCGCTCTCTTTCAGTACCTTGTAAACAGGTAACGGAAGAGCCTTACCCTGACAGTATTCCTGCAGGTCAGTCTTATAATCTACACTAATACCTTCCCTGACGATAGTTGATAATTCTTCTGAAAAGTTATTCTTTATGAATTTATCTGCAGGGTAATAGCTACCATCGAGATAGATTGCAGCAATGATAGCCTCTAATGCATTTGCAAGCAAAGATTCCTTTTTACGGCCGCCTGTATGTTCCTCACCCCTGCCGAGAAGCAGATACTGTCCAATATCAAGTGATGAGGCTATATTTGAAAGCGCAGGCTCACTAACAATAATAGA from Nitrospirota bacterium includes:
- the rnc gene encoding ribonuclease III, with the protein product MKLDALLDSFQKRISYTFKNPDILQESLTHKSYVNENPDENLKDNERLEFLGDSVLSLSISTFLINNYPHLSEGELSRFKSIIVSEPALSNIASSLDIGQYLLLGRGEEHTGGRKKESLLANALEAIIAAIYLDGSYYPADKFIKNNFSEELSTIVREGISVDYKTDLQEYCQGKALPLPVYKVLKESGPDHKKIFEIELIIDGEVYGRGSGKNKKEAEQRAAKEALYFLTNKM
- a CDS encoding alanine--glyoxylate aminotransferase family protein, which produces MMKKYLLAPGPTQVPPEVLLRMAYPMIHHRAPDFGPIMQEVSEGLKWLFQTQNDVLLMASSGTGAMEGSVSNFLSPGDKVITVNGGKFGERWGKICKAFGVNATEIKVEWGEAVDPQIIAGQLKNDPSIKAVYVQASETSTGVAHDVKTIAGIVKNYPGTILVVDAITALGVFDIRPDEWGIDILVTGSQKALMLPPGLAFASVSEKAWKMNETAKCSRFYLDFKKERDNIRKNTSAYTPAVTLILGLQEVLRNLKGEGLQNIFTRHSLLANATREGIKGFGLEIFPKSSPSDAVTAVKAPEGFDGQQIYKRLRERYGVTAAGGQDHLKGKIFRISHMGYCDKFDVITAIAATEMVLKEMGYSGELGSGLRKAEELFIKA